In the Neomonachus schauinslandi chromosome 13, ASM220157v2, whole genome shotgun sequence genome, one interval contains:
- the PSMD5 gene encoding 26S proteasome non-ATPase regulatory subunit 5 isoform X1, with protein sequence MAAQALALLREVSRLEAPLEELRALHSVLQTVPLSELRELAAELRLGPLFSLLNENHREQITLCVSILERLLQAVEPVHVARNLGADLQRGLTHPNDSVKILTLSQVGRIVENSDAVTEILNNAELLKQIVYCIGGDNLSVAKAAIKSLSRISLTQAGLEALFESNLLDDLKRVMKTNDIVRYRVYELIVEISSLSPESLTYCTTSGLVTQLLRELTGEDVLVRATCIEMVTSLAYTHHGRQYLAQEGVIDQISNIIVGAESDPFSSFYLPGFVKFFGNLAIMDSPQQICERYPVFMEKVFEMTESQDPTMIGVAVDTIGILGSNVEGKQVLQKTGTRFERLLMKIGYQAKNASTELKIRCLDAISSIFYIPPEQQTDDLLRMTESWFSSLSRDPLELFRGISNQPFPELHCAALKVFTAIANQPWAQKLMFNSPGFVEYVMDRSVERDKASKDAKYELVKALANSKTIAEIFGNPNYLRLRTYLSEGPYYVKPISTTAVEGAE encoded by the exons ATGGCGGCCCAGGCGCTAGCGCTGTTGAGGGAGGTGTCGCGACTGGAAGCACCGCTGGAGGAGTTGCGCGCGCTTCACTCGGTGCTGCAGACCGTGCCGCTCAGCGAGCTCCGCGAGTTAGCGGCCGAACTGCGCCTTGGCCCGCTCTTCTCCCTGCTCAACGAGAACCATCG GGAACAGATCACTTTGTGTGTATCCATTCTGGAGAGATTGCTCCAAGCTGTGGAGCCAGTTCACGTGGCCCGGAACCTCGGGGCTGACCTTCAGAGGGGACTGACTCACCCCAATGATTCTGTAAAAATTCTCACTCTATCCCAG gTCGGAAGAATTGTTGAAAATTCTGATGCTGTTACTGAGATTCTGAATAATGCTGAATTACTAAAACAGATTGTTTATTGTATTGGTGGAGACAATCTGTCTGTAGCTAAAGCG gCCATTAAGTCCCTGTCAAGAATATCACTAACCCAAGCTGGACTGGAGGCTTTATTTGAAAGCAATCTGCTGGATGATTTGAAAAGGgtaatgaaaacaaatgacatTGTTCGATACAGAGTGTATGAG ttaattGTGGAGATTTCTTCTCTGTCACCAGAATCTTTAACCTACTGTACCACCAGTGGATTGGTAACCCAGCTCCTCAGGGAGTTGACTGGGGAGGATGTGCTGGTCAG AGCCACCTGTATAGAAATGGTGACGTCACTGGCATATACTCATCATGGACGACAGTACCTTGCTCAGGAAGGAGTAATTGATCAGATTTCTAATATAATTGTTGGGGCAGAGTCAGACCCTTTCTCTAGCTTCTATTTGCCAG gatttgtgaAGTTTTTTGGAAACCTGGCTATCATGGATAGTCCTCAACAAATCTGTGAGCGTTATCCTGTCTTTATGGAAAAAGTCTTTGAAATGACAGAAAGTCAGGACCCCACCATGATTGGTGTAGCAGTGGACACAATTGGAATCCTGGGATCCAATGTTGAAGGAAAACAAGTTTTACAAAAAACAG GAACTCGCTTTGAACGCTTGCTCATGAAAATAGGATATCAAGCAAAGAATGCCTCGACAGAGCTCAAAATTAGGTGTTTAGATgctatttcatctattttttatatACCG CCTGAGCAGCAGACTGATGACCTCCTGCGGATGACAGAAtcctggttttcttctttatctcGGGATCCTCTGGAGCTCTTCCGTGGTATCAGTAATCAACCCTTCCCTGAACTGCACTGCGCTGCCTTAAAAGTGTTCACG GCCATTGCAAATCAACCCTGGGCTCAGAAACTTATGTTTAATAGTCCAGGGTTTGTGGAATATGTGATGGACCGGTCTGTGGAGCGTGACAAAGCTTCAAAGGATGCTAAATATGAACTGGTGAAAGCACTTGCCAATTCCAAGACAATTGCAGAAATCTTTGGGAACCCAAATTATTTGAGGCTCAGAACTTACCTGAGTGAAGGTCCATACTATGTGAAACCTATCTCCACAACAGCCGTGGAAGGAGCTGAATGA
- the LOC110581348 gene encoding homeobox protein NANOG-like — protein MSADPALPQCPPGPKAPSSRDSSPMPEIYGAGENYASLQMSSAETPHAETVSPLPSSMDLLVQDSPDSSTSPRIKLPPTSGEERTVKKEDTAQGKKQKIRTVFSQTQLHVLNDRFQRQKYLNLQQMQELFNILNLSYKQVKTWFQNQRMKCKRWQKNHWPKESKSVTQNSTATAEYPGFYSYHQGYLRNTSGNLPIWSNQTWNNPNWSNQIWNSQSWSNSWNGQSWSNHSWTSQTWCPQAWNNQLQNCGEESLQPQIQFQQNSISNLESILETSGESHSVIQQSAKYFSTQKIMDLFPNYSVNIQPEDV, from the coding sequence ATGAGTGCAGATCCAGCTCTGCCCCAATGCCCGCCTGGCCCCAAAGCACCCAGTTCTAGGGACTCTTCTCCAATGCCTGAGATTTATGGGGCTGGAGAAAATTATGCGTCCCTGCAAATGTCATCTGCTGAGACACCCCACGCGGAGactgtctctcctcttccttcatcCATGGATCTCCTTGTTCAGGACAGCCCTGACTCCTCCACCAGTCCCAGGATAAAATTACCACCCACttctggagaggagagaacagtGAAGAAGGAAGATACGGCCCAGGGCAAGAAACAGAAGATCAGGACCGTGTTCTCTCAGACCCAACTCCATGTCCTCAATGATCgatttcagagacagaaatacCTCAATCTCCAGCAGATGCAAGAACTTTTCAACATTCTGAACCTTAGCTATAAGCAGGTGAAGACCTGGTTCCAGAACCAGAGAATGAAATGTAAGAGGTGGCAGAAAAACCACTGGCCAAAGGAGAGCAAGAGTGTGACTCAGAACAGCACAGCAACTGCAGAATACCCAGGCTTCTATTCCTACCACCAGGGATACCTGAGGAACACTTCCGGAAACCTTCCAATATGGAGCAACCAGACCTGGAATAACCCGAATTGGAGCAACCAGATCTGGAACAGCCAGTCTTGGAGCAACTCCTGGAACGGCCAGTCTTGGAGCAACCATTCCTGGACCAGTCAGACCTGGTGCCCCCAAGCCTGGAACAATCAGCTCCAGAACTGTGGAGAGGAATCCCTGCAGCCCCAGATCCAGTTCCAGCAAAATTCCATCAGCAATTTGGAGTCCATCTTAGAAACTTCTGGGGAAAGCCATAGCGTAATACAACAATCTGCTAAGTATTTTAGTACCCAGAAAATAATGGATTTGTTCCCAAATTACTCTGTGAACATACAGCCTGAAGATGTATGA
- the PSMD5 gene encoding 26S proteasome non-ATPase regulatory subunit 5 isoform X2 → MAAQALALLREVSRLEAPLEELRALHSVLQTVPLSELRELAAELRLGPLFSLLNENHREQITLCVSILERLLQAVEPVHVARNLGADLQRGLTHPNDSVKILTLSQVGRIVENSDAVTEILNNAELLKQIVYCIGGDNLSVAKALIVEISSLSPESLTYCTTSGLVTQLLRELTGEDVLVRATCIEMVTSLAYTHHGRQYLAQEGVIDQISNIIVGAESDPFSSFYLPGFVKFFGNLAIMDSPQQICERYPVFMEKVFEMTESQDPTMIGVAVDTIGILGSNVEGKQVLQKTGTRFERLLMKIGYQAKNASTELKIRCLDAISSIFYIPPEQQTDDLLRMTESWFSSLSRDPLELFRGISNQPFPELHCAALKVFTAIANQPWAQKLMFNSPGFVEYVMDRSVERDKASKDAKYELVKALANSKTIAEIFGNPNYLRLRTYLSEGPYYVKPISTTAVEGAE, encoded by the exons ATGGCGGCCCAGGCGCTAGCGCTGTTGAGGGAGGTGTCGCGACTGGAAGCACCGCTGGAGGAGTTGCGCGCGCTTCACTCGGTGCTGCAGACCGTGCCGCTCAGCGAGCTCCGCGAGTTAGCGGCCGAACTGCGCCTTGGCCCGCTCTTCTCCCTGCTCAACGAGAACCATCG GGAACAGATCACTTTGTGTGTATCCATTCTGGAGAGATTGCTCCAAGCTGTGGAGCCAGTTCACGTGGCCCGGAACCTCGGGGCTGACCTTCAGAGGGGACTGACTCACCCCAATGATTCTGTAAAAATTCTCACTCTATCCCAG gTCGGAAGAATTGTTGAAAATTCTGATGCTGTTACTGAGATTCTGAATAATGCTGAATTACTAAAACAGATTGTTTATTGTATTGGTGGAGACAATCTGTCTGTAGCTAAAGCG ttaattGTGGAGATTTCTTCTCTGTCACCAGAATCTTTAACCTACTGTACCACCAGTGGATTGGTAACCCAGCTCCTCAGGGAGTTGACTGGGGAGGATGTGCTGGTCAG AGCCACCTGTATAGAAATGGTGACGTCACTGGCATATACTCATCATGGACGACAGTACCTTGCTCAGGAAGGAGTAATTGATCAGATTTCTAATATAATTGTTGGGGCAGAGTCAGACCCTTTCTCTAGCTTCTATTTGCCAG gatttgtgaAGTTTTTTGGAAACCTGGCTATCATGGATAGTCCTCAACAAATCTGTGAGCGTTATCCTGTCTTTATGGAAAAAGTCTTTGAAATGACAGAAAGTCAGGACCCCACCATGATTGGTGTAGCAGTGGACACAATTGGAATCCTGGGATCCAATGTTGAAGGAAAACAAGTTTTACAAAAAACAG GAACTCGCTTTGAACGCTTGCTCATGAAAATAGGATATCAAGCAAAGAATGCCTCGACAGAGCTCAAAATTAGGTGTTTAGATgctatttcatctattttttatatACCG CCTGAGCAGCAGACTGATGACCTCCTGCGGATGACAGAAtcctggttttcttctttatctcGGGATCCTCTGGAGCTCTTCCGTGGTATCAGTAATCAACCCTTCCCTGAACTGCACTGCGCTGCCTTAAAAGTGTTCACG GCCATTGCAAATCAACCCTGGGCTCAGAAACTTATGTTTAATAGTCCAGGGTTTGTGGAATATGTGATGGACCGGTCTGTGGAGCGTGACAAAGCTTCAAAGGATGCTAAATATGAACTGGTGAAAGCACTTGCCAATTCCAAGACAATTGCAGAAATCTTTGGGAACCCAAATTATTTGAGGCTCAGAACTTACCTGAGTGAAGGTCCATACTATGTGAAACCTATCTCCACAACAGCCGTGGAAGGAGCTGAATGA
- the LOC110581652 gene encoding tigger transposable element-derived protein 1-like, protein MPLEDKMKILEKLEEGVSNTDVGRLFGVNESTVRTIKKNEKAIRASMESVSPLCSKVLCIPRDVNIEKMETELTFWVEDQTIGGRPLTLKAICSQAKRIYKQLVETTGNGNPDKFHASKGWFEKFRNRYSLRNSRLMGEEEPLNAQSAPKYSKQLQRLIRARGYVPQQVFNAEEMSLFWKCMPSRTFREKDKNPESLEEAKDRISLIFCANAAGDKMIKPLLLYKDPNPSCLLEKDKNRLPVFWRSHPKVSLTAALFLDWFHNCFIHQARSYLIEKNLEFRVLLILDRGPNHPDSLFFAHPNVDIVFLPLEGTSYLQPLDQGIIEAFRRYYTKHMFDHFADCIEKNPCLTLKETWQQYNIADALVVIKEAMDDIKPAALNKAWWKLWDDVVNDYACFPRANEEVAKIVESAKRMDFKFLDIEEGEINELLKFQALAITERESVSINTEEDKSPEPEVKMNLRKLNAVLRQASDLIDAAIDMDPFLDRSLAFKKDFNKLLYTYKEVQKNLQNKAKELKKEKDTNEEEVVWMKKMDTESESEGESESESESKSESESHKEEQVERRKEDKKPPEEDPGPSSSGTETLTISEESAKAINAELDFWNLTLELNLERVDVPELKEENPEAVPSK, encoded by the coding sequence ATGCCTCTGGAAGACAAGATGAAAATTCTCGAGAAGCTGGAAGAAGGCGTGAGTAACACCGACGTGGGGCGCCTGTTTGGCGTCAACGAGTCAACCGTGCGCACCATTAAGAAAAACGAGAAGGCCATCAGGGCCAGCATGGAGAGTGTTTCGCCGCTGTGCTCCAAGGTGCTGTGCATTCCCCGTGACGTAAACATCGAGAAGATGGAGACCGAGTTAACTTTctgggtggaggaccagaccatAGGGGGCCGGCCTCTGACGCTGAAGGCCATCTGCAGCCAGGCCAAACGCATTTACAAGCAGCTGGTCGAAACCACTGGGAACGGCAACCCGGATAAGTTTCATGCGAGCAAGGGATGGTTTGAGAAGTTTAGAAATCGCTACAGTCTGCGAAATTCGAGGTTGATGGGGGAGGAAGAACCCCTGAATGCCCAGTCGGCACCCAAGTATTCCAAACAACTCCAGAGACTGATCAGAGCCAGAGGCTACGTGCCTCAACAGGTCTTCAACGCCGAGGAGATGAGCCTGTTTTGGAAGTGCATGCCTTCACGTACTTTtagggaaaaagacaaaaatcccgAAAGCTTAGAGGAAGCTAAGGACAGGATTTCCCTCATTTTTTGTGCCAACGCCGCCGGTGACAAAATGATAAAACCCTTGCTGCTTTATAAAGACCCCAATCCCAGTTGTcttttggaaaaagataaaaaccgcCTTCCTGTGTTCTGGCGATCACACCCCAAAGTATCATTAACTGCTGCCCTCTTTTTGGATTGGTTTCATAATTGTTTTATCCATCAGGCCCGGagttatttaatagaaaaaaatcttgagtTCAGAGTGTTGCTAATTCTGGACAGAGGTCCCAATCACCCAGACTCATTATTCTTTGCTCATCCTAATGTTGATATTGTGTTCCTCCCTCTGGAAGGCACTAGCTATCTTCAGCCCTTGGACCAGGGTATAATTGAAGCATTCAGGAGGTATTACACCAAGCATATGTTTGACCACTTTGCTGACTGTATTGAAAAAAACCCCTGTCTTACTTTGAAAGAAACATGGCAACAGTACAACATTGCTGATGCTTTGGTAGTGATAAAAGAGGCAATGGATGATATAAAACCGGCTGCTCTTAATAAAGCCTGGTGGAAACTTTGGGATGATGTTGTGAATGATTATGCATGTTTCCCTAGAGCTAATGAAGAAGTTGCAAAAATCGTAGAGTCTGCAAAGCGGATGGACTTTAAATTCCTTGACATTGAAGAGGGTGAAATTAATGAGCTGCTCAAGTTTCAGGCTTTGGCCATAACTGAGAGAGAGTCTGTATCAATAAATACGGAAGAAGACAAGTCCCCGGAACCAGAGGTAAAGATGAATTTAAGGAAATTGAATGCTGTCTTACGCCAGGCCTCAGACCTCATTGATGCTGCAATTGATATGGATCCTTTCCTGGACCGAAGTTTGGCCTTTAAAAAAGACTTCAATAAATTGTTATATACCTATAAAGAGGTACAGAAGAACcttcaaaataaagcaaaggagttgaagaaagaaaaagacacaaacgAAGAGGAAGTAGTGTGGATGAAGAAGATGGATACAGAATCAGAGTCTGAAGGGGAGTCTGAATCTGAATCCGAGTCTAAATCCGAATCTGAATCCCATAAGGAGGAGCAggtagagagaaggaaagaggacaaGAAGCCTCCAGAAGAAGATCCTGGACCCTCAAGCAGTGGCACTGAGACTCTCACTATATCTGAAGAATCTGCCAAAGCCATAAATGCAGAATTGGACTTTTGGAATCTAACCTTGGAATTGAATCTGGAGAGAGTAGATGTGCCTGAGTTAAAGGAAGAGAATCCAGAGGCAGTTCCTTCCAAATGA
- the B3GALT9 gene encoding beta-1,3-galactosyltransferase 9 — MHVKRLAQYPTHYWNDAELHLGIIWHLDSIISKALKLLTDNMQVTFCRLRTHQWCFILSNVILFHALLFGADFMEEYFLHALPYVDMKVLEIKDKARKLNVEPLRSNLSKYYILSQSEVCKGKNIFLLSLIFSSPGNGTRRDLIRKTWGNVTSVQGHHILTLFALGMPVLVTTQQEIDKESHKNNDIIEGIFLDSSKNQTLKIITMMQWAVTFCPNALFILKVDEEMFVNLPSLVDYLLNLKEHFEDIYLGRVIHQDTPNRDPNNQEFVPFSEYQEEYYPDYCSSEAFIMSQDVARMMYVVFKEVPIMVPADVFVGICAKAIGLIPIHSSRFSGKKHIRYNRCCYKFIFTSSETTDAEMPLAWKEISSGKECTLFETYYGLISCKLLTYLDSFKRFHLSTMKNNGMYFGD; from the exons ACTGGAATGATGCTGAGCTACATTTGGGCATCATTTGGCATCTGGACTCAATAATTTCCAAAGCCCTGAAATTGCTCACAGATAACATGCAG gTGACATTCTGCAGACTCCGAACTCACCAGTGGTGTTTCATTCTATCTAATGTTATCCTATTTCATGCCTTGCTTTTTGGGGCTGATTTTATGGAAGAATACTTTCTGCATGCTTTGCCGTATGTAGATATGAAAGTTCTTGAAATAAAGGATAAAGCAAGAAAATTGAACGTGGAACCCCTAAGAAGTAATCTTTCCAAATATTATATCCTGAGCCAGTCGGAGGTGTGTAAAgggaagaatatatttttactttctcttatcTTCAGTAGCCCAGGAAATGGAACAAGGCGGGACCTCATCAGGAAAACCTGGGGTAACGTGACCAGCGTCCAAGGGCACCACATTCTCACACTGTTTGCTTTGGGAATGCCTGTTTTGGTAACTACCCAGCAAGAGATAGACAAAGAGTCCCATAAGAATAATGATATAATTGAAGGAATCTTCTTGGACAGCTCTAAGAACCAAACCCTGAAGATCATCACAATGATGCAATGGGCTGTGACTTTCTGCCCTAATGCCCTATTCATTCTCAAGGTTGATGAAGAGATGTTTGTCAATCTACCAAGCTTGGTAGACTATCTTCTCAATCTGAAAGAACACTTTGAGGATATCTATTTAGGAAGAGTTATCCATCAGGATACACCCAACAGAGACCCTAATAATCAAGAATTTGTTCCTTTTAGCGAGTACCAAGAAGAGTATTACCCAGATTACTGCAGCAGTGAGGCCTTTATTATGTCCCAAGATGTGGCTCGGATGATGTATGTGGTTTTCAAAGAAGTACCCATTATGGTTCCTGCTGATGTGTTTGTAGGGATTTGTGCCAAGGCCATTGGCCTTATTCCCATCCACAGTTCAAGGTTTTCTGGGAAAAAGCACATCAGATACAACAGATGTTGCTATAAGTTCATTTTTACGTCCTCAGAAACTACAGATGCTGAAATGCCCCTGGCATGGAAGGAAATTAGCAGTGGGAAAGAATGTACCCTGTTTGAGACTTACTACGGGCTCATTTCCTGCAAACTTCTGACATACCTTGACAGCTTTAAACGTTTTCACTTGAGTACCATGAAAAACAATGGCATGTATTTTGGTGATTAG